One genomic segment of Mytilus trossulus isolate FHL-02 chromosome 4, PNRI_Mtr1.1.1.hap1, whole genome shotgun sequence includes these proteins:
- the LOC134716767 gene encoding uncharacterized protein LOC134716767 — protein MRVKINEHLDSIEQNILQDLGDIEKRVSSELRCIQTKLLGRTKTVEELQTNISAIKKYASELQIFVGMKKIEKDIDHEEKLVVSLLEDGSLQQVDIEFKENRKMCDVLAIAEYGKISRIASSPTVAIKLEKNKQAQFLVAPSFEKKTINDIHLSSHRKLNIPEFNKQSMFTGCTITPTGKIVLVDWECDNVFVLNENETLECKINVSRRPVDVTCIDDKTITITHNDPYSIFKFDTINISSKQIEKEIGYFSCCCGITNDPGRLIFCSSGRGIPSIDFAGNNFSTIVKIPRMSDWNYVTVSGGKLYHTNHSTDTVTCYSTIGEKVWEYNDESFLKNIRGVTTDKDANVYVASYGNNSIVVISPDGKHARCLIGKDEGLHQPHGIYLDKTRNNLLISCYNGDVHMHKVS, from the coding sequence ATGCGCgtcaaaataaatgaacatcTCGACAGTATCGAGCAAAATATACTACAAGATTTGGGAGATATAGAAAAGAGAGTTAGCTCAGAGCTAAGATGTATTCAAACAAAACTTCTCGGTCGTACCAAAACCGTAGAAGAGCTACAGACCAATATTTCTGCAATTAAGAAATATGCATCTGAATTACAGATTTTTGTtggaatgaaaaaaattgagaagGATATAGACCATGAAGAAAAGTTGGTGGTGTCATTGTTAGAAGATGGTAGTCTACAACAAGTTGATATCGAATTTAAAGAGAATCGCAAAATGTGCGACGTATTAGCCATAGCAGAATATGGAAAAATATCCCGGATTGCTAGTTCTCCCACAGTTGCCATTAAGcttgagaaaaataaacaagCCCAATTCTTGGTCGCACcttcttttgaaaagaaaactaTTAATGATATTCATTTGTCTTCGCATAGAAAACTTAATATACCCGAATTTAATAAACAAAGTATGTTTACAGGATGTACAATCACACCTACAGGTAAGATAGTTCTTGTGGACTGGGAGTGTGACAATGTATTCGTCCTTAACGAGAACGAAACATTAGAATGTAAAATAAACGTATCAAGACGGCCTGTAGATGTCACTTGTATTGATGACAAAACTATAACAATTACCCATAACGATCCATATAGTATTTTTAAATTCGACACAATAAACATATCTTCTAAGCAAATAGAGAAAGAAATTGGTTATTTTAGTTGTTGTTGTGGAATAACAAATGATCCAGGAAGGCTAATATTTTGTTCTTCGGGAAGAGGTATTCCGTCTATAGATTTTGCTGGTAATAATTTTTCCACTATAGTTAAGATACCAAGGATGTCTGACTGGAATTATGTTACAGTTTCTGGTGGTAAACTTTATCATACAAACCATTCAACTGACACTGTCACATGTTACAGCACCATAGGAGAGAAGGTTTGGGAATACAACGATGAATCATTTCTGAAGAATATACGTGGTGTTACTACTGACAAGGATGCCAATGTTTATGTTGCATCCTATGGGAATAACAGTATCGTCGTTATATCACCCGATGGGAAACACGCCAGATGTCTTATAGGGAAAGATGAGGGTTTACATCAACCGCATGGTATTTACCTTGACAAAACCAGGAACAATCTGCTTATATCATGTTATAATGGAGACGTTCATATGCATAAGGTGTCATGa
- the LOC134714133 gene encoding uncharacterized protein LOC134714133, which yields MASSSGTLCGVCESQHITTDANFWCAECDEGLCSTCLRYHNASKSSKSHEIISVDNYRQLPSFVANVQQFCPDHDKKYQLYCLQHESLCCLLCVTTSHKICDLTEIDVIVKTSKTSASFGNNLEQSIKDLKENLKRLIENREQNLSKVQPRVKKIQSEIQTMRDKINKHLDNIEQTILQKLKDTEKGVNSEMQRIHTKLLNHTKSVNELEINITAIKKNASYLQYFVGMKKIEKDIEHAEKFVLSLLENGSLQQVDIDFEMDHKLSDILSIPEYGKISRVTNSHTVALKLEKHKQAQFLVPPSISSKQITDINFSLHRKLTIPEINKPSRFRGCTITPTGKIVLVDWNYNNLFILSENESLESKINVSERPVDVTCIDDKTIALSHSYPMQINIINISSKQIEKKIRTSTSCYGITNEQGRLVYCANGIGIQSVDFSGDDVSTIVKEPKMSDWNYVTVSGGKLYHTNRSTDTVTCYNTIGEKAWEYNDKSFLKDIRGVTTDKDANVYIASNGNNSIVVISQDGKHARCLIREEDGLSQPFGIYLDKTRNNLLISCNNGDVHMYKVS from the coding sequence ATGGCATCATCAAGTGGTACATTATGTGGTGTTTGTGAATCACAGCACATTACTACAGACGCCAACTTCTGGTGTGCTGAATGTGATGAAGGTTTGTGTTCAACATGCTTAAGGTATCATAATGCTTCCAAATCGTCGAAAAGTCATGAAATCATATCTGTCGATAACTACAGACAGCTTCCGTCCTTTGTAGCCAATGTCCAACAGTTTTGTCCCGACCACGACAAGAAATACCAACTGTACTGTTTACAACACGAAAGTCTTTGTTGCCTTCTTTGTGTTACAACAAGCCACAAGATATGCGACTTAACGGAAATCGACGTAATTGTGAAAACTTCTAAAACCTCCGCCTCATTTGGTAATAATTTGGAACAAAGTATAAAAGACTTAAAAGAAAATCTGAAAAGATTAATAGAAAATAGagaacaaaatttatcaaaagtacaACCACGAGTAAAGAAAATTCAGTCTGAAATACAGACAATGcgtgacaaaatcaataaacaTCTAGACAACATCGAGCAAACGATACTACAGAAATTGAAGGATACAGAAAAGGGAGTTAACTCAGAGATGCAGCGTATTCATACAAAACTTCTCAATCACACAAAAAGCGTAAACGAACTAGAGATAAATATAActgctattaaaaaaaatgcttcttACCTACAATATTTTGTTGGAATGAAGAAAATTGAGAAGGATATAGAACATGCAGAAAAGTTTGTATTGTCTTTGTTGGAAAATGGTAGTCTACAACAAGTTGATATCGATTTTGAAATGGATCACAAGCTGTCCGATATATTGTCCATTCCAGAGTATGGAAAAATATCCCGCGTTACCAATTCCCATACAGTTGCCTTAAAGCTAGAGAAACATAAACAAGCACAATTCTTGGTCCCCCCTTCTATCTCATCGAAACAAATAACTGATATAAATTTTTCCTTGCATAGAAAGCTAACAATTCCTGAAATAAATAAACCCAGTCGATTTAGAGGGTGTACAATCACGCCTACAGGCAAGATTGTGCTTGTGGACTGGAATTACAACAACCTTTTTATCTTAAGCGAGAATGAGTCATTAGAgagtaaaataaatgtttcagaaCGGCCTGTAGATGTCACTTGTATTGATGACAAAACTATTGCACTTTCGCATAGTTATCCAATGCAAATCAACATAATAAACATATCTTCTAagcaaatagagaaaaaaatcagaacttCAACTTCGTGTTATGGAATAACAAATGAACAAGGAAGGCTAGTATATTGTGCTAATGGGATAGGTATTCAGTCGGTAGATTTTTCTGGTGACGATGTTTCCACTATAGTTAAGGAACCAAAGATGTCTGACTGGAATTATGTTACAGTTTCTGGTGGTAAACTTTATCATACAAACCGTTCAACTGACACCGTCACATGTTACAACACCATAGGAGAGAAAGCGTGGGAATACAACGATAAATCGTTTCTGAAGGATATACGTGGTGTTACTACTGACAAGGACGCCAATGTTTACATTGCATCCAATGGAAATAACAGTATCGTCGTTATATCACAAGATGGAAAACACGCTAGATGTCTTATTAGAGAAGAGGATGGTTTGTCTCAACCGTTCGGTATATACCTTGACAAAACCAGAAACAATCTGCTTATATCGTGTAATAATGGAGACGTTCATATGTATAAGGTGTCATGA